A DNA window from Camelina sativa cultivar DH55 chromosome 17, Cs, whole genome shotgun sequence contains the following coding sequences:
- the LOC104758072 gene encoding uncharacterized protein LOC104758072 — protein MEIESHVSVPVKNLVKAEFKLGTESYTIDSSNKGDTVLDQLVSMKVESMKILKDFITKHNVPDDDVPDQILSDDEEEGDDDASPVVCPVKPKKTKI, from the coding sequence ATGGAAATTGAGAGTCACGTTTCAGTCCCTGTGAAGAATCTTGTTAAAGCCGAGTTCAAGCTTGGGACAGAGAGCTACACGATTGATTCATCAAACAAGGGTGATACTGTTTTGGACCAATTGGTTTCGATGAAAGTGGAAAGTATGAAGATACTCAAGGATTTTATCACAAAGCATAATGTTCCAGATGATGATGTCCCCGACCAAATCTtgtctgatgatgaagaagaaggtgatgatgatgcttcTCCTGTAGTATGTCCTGTGAAACCCAAGAAGACCAAGATTTGA